A window from Schistosoma haematobium chromosome 1, whole genome shotgun sequence encodes these proteins:
- a CDS encoding hypothetical protein (EggNog:ENOG410V6S7~COG:Q), with the protein MLHLNYLSAVHVTRILLPYMLDQKFHQTHERRIAFICSLASQVGVYGYAAYTGSKYALRGFAETLEMELGHKGPFVTIAFPPDTDTPGYIRENVGKPVVTKAISATAGLASPDDVAKSVYLDIMNGKLISTCGLEGVFLSWITAGIFPPVSVRCRYLSDFIPGIIFACVEILAATPFRAVGIVYAFWMRYISFKYNE; encoded by the exons ATGTTACATTTGAATTACTTATCTGCTGTTCATGTGACAAGAATTTTATTGCCTTACATGTTAGACCAGAAATTCCACCAGACTCATGAACGACGCATTGCCTTCATTTGTAGTCTTGCCAGTCAAGTAGGTGTGTATGGTTACGCAGCGTACACGGGTAGTAAATATGCTTTACGTGGTTTCGCGGAGACATTGGAAATGGAGTTGGGACATAAAGGCCCATTTGTAACAATCGCTTTCCCACCCGATACAGACACTCCGGGATACATT CGTGAAAATGTTGGTAAACCAGTTGTAACTAAAGCGATATCTGCTACTGCAGGGCTAGCGTCACCGGATGATGTGGCAAAGTCTGTATATTTGGATATAATGAATGGAAAATTGATTAGTACATGTGGATTAGAAGGAGTATTTCTTTCTTGGATAACTGCTGGGATATTTCCTCCTGTAAGCGTACGATGCCGTTATCTTTCTGATTTTATTCCGGGTATTATATTCGCTTGTGTGGAGATTTTAGCTGCAACACCATTTCGTGCTGTTGGAATTGTTTATGCTTTCTGGATGCGATATATTTCGTTTAAATACAATGAATAA
- a CDS encoding hypothetical protein (EggNog:ENOG410V6S7~COG:Q~BUSCO:EOG091G0CEK), giving the protein MTGYKKAKLGQLNRLVTLKNKISTQKHNISDAASKSISDIHFAKKLVSLLGQATCTSYPDHQIKSILCSVDVIKNNYLRTGRLRKEACETSDSIINPYVPKGHQALSDLSGLLERDVSIHLPLLEKKHKPFTLCKNNETHPSLIFIISTTAFAFAACLLFYWRNNNPGSRKSLHGFNVLITGGSSGIGLSLAKLFYGAGANVTIVARDLKKLESAREIIKCGKDRNNNVFILSVDLTSEYSVLNETFSKHVATLGSVDILVNCAGYAVARKFLDTSTDDIQGMLHLNYLSAVHVTRILLPYMLDQKFHQTHERRIAFICSLASQVGVYGYAAYTGSKYALRGFAETLEMELGHKGPFVTIAFPPDTDTPGYIRENVGKPVVTKAISATAGLASPDDVAKSVYLDIMNGKLISTCGLEGVFLSWITAGIFPPVSVRCRYLSDFIPGIIFACVEILAATPFRAVGIIYSIKSLSLSVQKITGQTIV; this is encoded by the exons ATGACTGGTTACAAGAAAGCCAAACTCGGTCAACTAAATAGATTGGTCACTTTGAAAAACAAGATTTCTACACAAAAGCACAATATTTCCGATGCTGCATCCAAATCTATCAGTGATATACACTTTGCGAAGAAGCTGGTAAGCCTACTGGGACAGGCTACATGCACTTCGTATCCAGATCATCAGATAAAATCGATTCTTTGCTCTGTTGATGTGATAAAGAACAACTACCTGCGCACTGGACGTCTCCGCAAGGAAGCATGTGAAACTTCGGACTCCATAATTAATCCTTATGTACCGAAGGGCCATCAAGCACTCTCCGATCTATCTGGCCTTTTAGAACGTGATGTCTCTATTCACTTACCTTTACTAGAGAAGAAGCATAAACCCTTCACTCTCTGTAAAAACAATGAAACTCACCCCAGTCTT ATTTTTATCATTTCCACTACAGCCTTCGCATTTGCTGCTTGCCTGTTATTTTATTGGCGAAACAACAATCCTGGTAGTAGAAAGTCACTTCATGGTTTTAATGTCTTAATTACCGGCGGATCAAGCGGAATCGGTCTATCTCTGGCTAAGCTGTTTTACGGAGCTGGTGCTAATGTAACAATCGTCGCTCGAGACCTGAAGAAACTTGAGTCTGCACGGGAAATTATAAAATGTGGAAAAGATAGAAATAACAATGTCTTTATTTTGTCAGTTGATTTGACCTCAGAGTATAGTGTTTTGAATGAAACCTTCAGTAAACATGTGGCTACTCTTG GATCTGTTGATATTTTAGTGAATTGTGCTGGCTATGCTGTTGCCCGCAAGTTTTTGGATACTTCTACTGATGATATCCAGGGAATGTTACATTTGAATTACTTATCTGCTGTTCATGTGACAAGAATTTTATTGCCTTACATGTTAGACCAGAAATTCCACCAGACTCATGAACGACGCATTGCCTTCATTTGTAGTCTTGCCAGTCAAGTAGGTGTGTATGGTTACGCAGCGTACACGGGTAGTAAATATGCTTTACGTGGTTTCGCGGAGACATTGGAAATGGAGTTGGGACATAAAGGCCCATTTGTAACAATCGCTTTCCCACCCGATACAGACACTCCGGGATACATT CGTGAAAATGTTGGTAAACCAGTTGTAACTAAAGCGATATCTGCTACTGCAGGGCTAGCGTCACCGGATGATGTGGCAAAGTCTGTATATTTGGATATAATGAATGGAAAATTGATTAGTACATGTGGATTAGAAGGAGTATTTCTTTCTTGGATAACTGCTGGGATATTTCCTCCTGTAAGCGTACGATGCCGTTATCTTTCTGATTTTATTCCGGGTATTATATTCGCTTGTGTGGAGATTTTAGCTGCAACACCATTTCGTGCTGTTGGAATT atttattcaattaaatctCTGTCATTATCTGTTCAAAAAATTACAGGCCAAACTAtcgtataa